From Numenius arquata chromosome 4, bNumArq3.hap1.1, whole genome shotgun sequence, a single genomic window includes:
- the STMND1 gene encoding stathmin domain-containing protein 1, which produces MGCNISRRVADAQLSSEELQNNQEAKSQTKNDSIAGSEAVPSQDGAAWPTGTSKDGDKLGNEISEADSPEELPGRFTSSQKSSNAQTTDALLTSEFMSKSWPLQETERQKPSDILDELRMQGIIKSQSTIARTREAYENKRDALEKAQKKPPARLEKIQFGNKEVGDFTVKDMKTSAEAKNQVREEELNKMPQLITFFSVTPHQTTGNETEKDCPSSESQGCTDTPQPSHFDGEPGILPKEIAAVEATNNYKRTLSLSLIT; this is translated from the exons ATGGGCTGCAATATTTCTAGGAGGGTCGCTGACGCACAGCTGTCTTCTGAGGAGCTACAGAACAACCAGGAAGCCAAAAGCCAG ACTAAAAATGACAGCATTGCTGGATCAGAGGCTGTCCCCTCACAGGATGGGGCAGCTTGGCCAACAGGCACTTCAAAGGATGGAGACAAACTTGGAAATGAGATCAGTGAAGCAGACTCCCCTGAGGAGCTACCAGGAAGATTTACATCTTCTCAGAAGAGCAGCAATGCACAAACCACAG ATGCACTGCTCACCAGCGAGTTCATGAGTAAATCATGGCCCTTACAGGAAACAGAGAGGCAAAAACCATCAGACATTCTAGACGAGCTGAGGATGCAAGGAATAATCAAGAGCCAAAGTACCATTGCCAGGACTAGAGAAGCGTATGAAAACAAG AGAGATGCCCTGGAAAAGGCACAGAAGAAGCCACCAGCTAGGCTGGAAAAAATTCAGTTTGGAAACAAGGAAGTGGGTGATTTTACAGTGAAGGACATGAAGACTTCTGCTGAAGCAAAAAACCAG gTTAGGGAAGAGGAACTGAACAAAATGCCACaattaatcacatttttttcagtaactcccCACCAAACTACAGGTAACGAGACTGAAAAAGACTGCCCAAGTTCTGAAAGTCAAGGATGTACAGACACCCCTCAGCCCTCACATTTCGATGGTGAGCCTGGGATACTGCCGAAGGAGATAGCTGCAGTAGAAGCCACAAACAATTATAAGAGGACTCTGTCATTGAGCCTGATAACTTAA